In the genome of Hymenobacter taeanensis, one region contains:
- a CDS encoding M28 family peptidase — MKRLFLLLTAGVPLLSPAAAQPSAPVPKRVAKALTKVKPSDIKAHIQYLADDRLLGRKPGTPGYQMAVDYVTSQLKSFGVQPAAEDGGYTQRVRLRRATVRPGAAVTYQPAGSSSAALAPTEVHLYPHPEQPEARLAPAGLAFAGYGISAPDQGYDDYQGLDVKGKVVVIVRGAPRTFPSTVAAASQDQTLLVKTAAQRGAVGVLFASPKPAPVASAAALARPLSTTSVLGPDGKVAAARGFISGSGIALTGTLSAAGLQDLLRSAASDTAQVLSSLRQGKPAPVALQGTLAANWQSAYQDFESYNVVGKLLGSDPKLQGEYVVHSAHLDHLGVSTPVQGDSIYNGAHDNASGVASVLEIARLYSQLKEKPKRSILFVLQTGEELGLLGSAYFAARPTVPKSAIVADVNTDMPTIIAPLLSVVPLGAQHSSLSQPVATAAQYLGLTVEEDPEPDQNRFIRSDQYSFVAQGIPALHIKYGNRTPDGRNNLSEQVQKWRAVTYHKPQDDINGVFDFEAGKKYVQLNFLIGYLVAQNPVRPTWNAGDFFGRRFAQQ; from the coding sequence ATGAAACGACTCTTTCTGCTCTTGACGGCCGGCGTGCCGCTACTTAGCCCAGCAGCAGCCCAACCCTCTGCTCCGGTCCCGAAACGGGTAGCTAAGGCCCTCACGAAGGTGAAGCCCTCCGATATTAAAGCCCATATTCAGTACCTGGCCGATGACCGGCTGCTGGGCCGTAAGCCAGGCACCCCGGGTTACCAAATGGCCGTTGACTATGTTACCAGCCAGCTTAAAAGCTTTGGGGTGCAGCCAGCCGCCGAAGATGGCGGCTACACCCAGCGCGTGCGTTTGCGCCGGGCCACCGTGCGCCCGGGCGCTGCCGTAACTTACCAGCCAGCTGGCAGTAGCAGTGCTGCCCTGGCCCCCACCGAAGTACACCTCTACCCCCACCCCGAGCAGCCAGAAGCTCGCTTAGCCCCAGCTGGGCTGGCCTTCGCGGGCTATGGTATCTCCGCCCCCGACCAGGGCTATGATGATTATCAGGGCCTGGATGTGAAAGGCAAGGTGGTAGTGATTGTGCGCGGGGCACCCCGCACTTTCCCGAGCACGGTAGCTGCCGCCAGCCAGGACCAAACCTTGCTGGTAAAAACGGCCGCCCAGCGCGGCGCTGTGGGCGTGCTGTTTGCCTCACCAAAACCGGCCCCGGTGGCCTCCGCGGCGGCTTTGGCCCGCCCCTTATCAACTACCAGCGTGCTGGGGCCCGATGGCAAGGTGGCCGCCGCCCGGGGTTTCATCAGCGGCTCAGGCATTGCCCTTACGGGTACTCTATCGGCGGCGGGCCTGCAGGACTTGCTGCGCAGCGCGGCTTCTGATACGGCCCAGGTGCTGAGCAGCTTGCGTCAAGGAAAACCCGCCCCAGTAGCCTTGCAGGGCACATTAGCGGCTAACTGGCAGTCGGCTTATCAGGATTTTGAGAGCTACAACGTGGTAGGCAAACTGCTTGGCTCCGACCCCAAGCTGCAAGGCGAGTACGTAGTACACTCCGCCCACCTCGACCACTTAGGCGTTAGCACCCCCGTGCAGGGCGACTCCATCTATAACGGAGCCCATGACAATGCTTCCGGGGTAGCCTCAGTGCTGGAAATTGCCCGGCTGTACTCTCAGCTCAAAGAAAAACCCAAGCGCAGTATTTTGTTCGTGCTACAAACAGGGGAAGAGCTAGGCCTGTTGGGCTCGGCTTACTTTGCGGCTCGGCCTACGGTGCCTAAATCCGCCATTGTGGCCGATGTGAATACCGATATGCCCACCATCATTGCGCCCTTGCTCTCGGTGGTGCCCCTTGGCGCCCAGCACTCCAGCCTTAGCCAGCCCGTAGCTACAGCGGCGCAGTACCTCGGCCTGACGGTGGAGGAAGACCCCGAGCCCGACCAGAACCGCTTTATCCGCTCTGACCAGTACAGCTTCGTGGCCCAAGGTATTCCGGCCCTGCACATCAAGTATGGCAACCGCACCCCCGATGGCAGAAACAACCTCAGCGAGCAGGTGCAGAAGTGGCGCGCGGTTACCTACCACAAGCCCCAGGACGATATTAACGGAGTTTTCGACTTTGAAGCCGGCAAAAAATACGTGCAGCTGAACTTCCTGATCGGGTACCTGGTGGCCCAAAACCCAGTGCGCCCCACCTGGAACGCTGGCGACTTTTTCGGCCGGCGGTTTGCTCAGCAGTAA